One genomic region from Prionailurus bengalensis isolate Pbe53 chromosome C1, Fcat_Pben_1.1_paternal_pri, whole genome shotgun sequence encodes:
- the NHLH2 gene encoding helix-loop-helix protein 2 has translation MMLSPDQAADSDHPSSAHSDPESLGGAEAKVLGSVSDLEPVEEAEGDGKGGSRAALYPHPQQLSREEKRRRRRATAKYRSAHATRERIRVEAFNLAFAELRKLLPTLPPDKKLSKIEILRLAICYISYLNHVLDV, from the coding sequence ATGATGCTGAGTCCGGACCAAGCCGCCGACTCGGACCACCCCAGCTCGGCGCACTCGGACCCGGAGTCGTTGGGCGGCGCGGAGGCCAAGGTGCTGGGCAGCGTGTCGGACCTGGAGCCGGTGGAGGAGGCCGAGGGCGACGGCAAGGGCGGCAGCCGGGCCGCGCTCTACCCGCACCCGCAGCAGCTGAGCCGCGAGGAGAAGCGCCGCCGCCGGCGCGCCACCGCCAAGTACCGCTCGGCCCACGCCACCCGCGAGCGCATCCGCGTGGAGGCCTTCAACTTGGCCTTCGCCGAGCTCCGCAAACTGCTGCCCACGCTGCCCCCGGACAAGAAGCTCTCCAAGATCGAGATCCTGCGCCTGGCCATCTGCTACATCTCCTATCTCAACCACGTCCTGGACGTGTAG